The Sulfuricurvum sp. DNA window TCGATAAAAAACATTTATCAGTGTGTCATTCCATCCGTTTGCCGTTGTGTCGGTTGAATTGGAACTGTAGTAGGATGTCAATCCTTGAAGAATCCAGTTTTTTAGATAGATATCCGCCTCAAATGACGTTGTCCATGTATCGCTATTTTGCAGTGAAGCGTAGTTTATTTTTGAATATTCTTCAGCAAGAATGAGATCATAATGGATTGTGTTTTGCGTACTTTGTATCGCACATCCGTCACGATCGACCAAATCACTAAATAATGTTTGCGGACATTTGTCATAAATGTCTTCTACACCGTCCATATCACTGTCTGTGTACCCTAATAGCGAAGTACTCATTAATAGAAAAACAAGATAACTCCGTTTCATTAATGTCCTTGCTGTTTTGGAACGGAATTGATATTTTTATTGTGCAACGGAATCACACCAGTTCCGGCTACACCGTTTCCTTGAGAGAAGCCGTTTTGAAACTTCCCGCTTCCACCCATAGAGTTCTTAAGCGTTTCTAACGCATTAGAACGCTCTTCTTCATTCATTGAAGCAATCTTAATTTTAAGAGCATTCATTAATTCTACTCTCTCCTGCGGATTGGCATGTTTGATCGCTTCGATTTGATCGTTGAGCGATTGCGCGGCGTCGAGTGTTATTACCGCTATGAACACGGATAAAAAAGAGAGTTTTGTGATCATAAGAATCCTTTTTTTATGTAAGTATGGTGTAAAAACATTAGCGAACCGTTAGCGCTGCAAGGTGCAGGGTAAAGAGGCTTCCTGTACCGGGATGGCTTTCTACCTCTATGGAAATTTTGAGCATATCGCAGAACTTTTTTACAATATGCAGACCAATGCCCATACCACGATCATTTTCTTTGTAAAAACGTTCAAAAATCTTTTCAGGATGGTCAATCCCTTTTCCTGTATCTTGTATCAAAAGTGACGCATTACTCCTATTCACGCCAATAGTAACTGTGCCGTAATGAATGTTGTATTTAGCGGCATTGCTAAACAGATTATCGATTATCCGCATAAAAGCGTCTCGATTCGTATCGAGTAGGAGCGTTTCTTGATTCAGCGAGAACGTGATATCGGGATAAAGCTTTTGAAAGGTCATTAGTCTCTCTTCCAACAGAGTATGAAGGTCGAAATGTTCACGCTTCTCATCATGTTCTTCAAGATATCCGCGTAAATTATCCCCTAATGATACGATTGTATCGATGCTCTGTGTGATTCGCGCTATCTTTTTTTCATCCTTTTGTGCGATGCTTAACCGGCTGACATTTAAACGAAGCGCCGCTAGAGGGGTATTTAGATCATGCAAAATATCACGACTGAACTCTTCGGTCAAACGCAGTGCCCGGCGCAGGGGATGAAGAGCAAAAAGGGAGAAGAAGGCTGAAATAAGTGAGATGATGGCAAGAGCCCATAGATAATGACCTATTACAAGGTTTTGTGATTGTCGCAGCAGTTTTTGATAATGACTCTGTGACAAACTGAGTTTTAGGGCGTAGGTATCGTTTTTTGGTAAGGAGAAGAGGGCATACAGCTCTTGGTTTGATTCACTGAGTTGGTAGAGTTTCTTTGACTCCAGTGGGACAAAATCAAATTCGTATTGGGTACATTTGAGATCGTAACTGCACAAACGCATTTCGTTGTAGACTTTTTCATGAATGTCGTGTTTCAGTTTGAAATATTCAAAATACTCCAGTACTCCGCTCAATAAGGCGAGAGAGAGAAAAAATACTCCGAAACTTTTTAGAAACGATTCGCGTTCAGCTTTTCTCAATACGGTATCCTATTCCCCGGACATTCTCGATGTTCCATCCGGTAGTATGTTTGAGTTTATTGATTGCAACACGTAATGCACTCTGACTCGGATGTTCCATTAGATCCAATAGACTTTCTTTGGTGATAGTACGGCCGATATTGGTTATAAAAAGGCGTAAGAAGGGTAACTGAACATCACCGAGCGATAAAAGTTTACCGTTTCGTTTGACATCATGATTGATTGGATTATAGGTGATCTCTCCATATTCCACATCGTGCTTCATCTGTCCGAATCGGGCTTCAATCCGAACTAAAAGTTCTTCCGGATAAAAGGGTTTTTTTAGATAATCGTTTGCACCCACACTAAAGCCTTTTGTGATGGCTGCAATATCGCTCATTGCGCTGATAAATATTGTAGGTGTTTGATCGTCTGCACTACGGAGGCTTTCTACAAGATCGAAACCGTTGATTTGTGGGACATTGATATCGAAGATGTAGAGATCATATCGGGTATTGAAGGCAGCTTCCGCTGCCTCTTCACCATCGGAAACCCAGTCTGTCGCATATCCTGCTTCACTCAGCATTTCATGTAGAGTTTCACCTAAAACTGTATCGTCTTCCAATAAGAGGATAGTCAATGAAACTCCTTTTAACGGTATGAATAATTATATCAGAGTTGTTTATGCAAGATACTCAACAGACCCTTAGCTTTTCAACTTATCGCATTCTTTGGCGCTGCATAGCTCCGCTTTGACCTATTGATGATCTGCTTCCATTTTGGTAATTAAATCTATTTTGAGTCATATCTCTTTGCATTATTTGACGCTCTTCCTGGTTCATTAATTGCATACGGTTTTGCATCTCAGCTTGATATGCTGCACGTTCTTCGATCGGTACTGATCCACGCATTGCTTTCATCTCTTCCATATTCATGGTTTTGTAATCTGTTGCAAATGCTGCAACGCTTAACAGTGCAATTAGACCTAATGTTTTCATGGGATACTCCTGTGTTTTAGATGCTGAAAGTATTACGTAGAACCGTTAGCGAAGTGTTAGTACGAAGAACGAGAAATACAAAGTACTCTTAATAATATGTAAGAGTTTTTTTGTGATATATTTGTTTCATTTATACACAGTGTCGAAATATTTTGTAAGTTTTAGTCAAAAAAAATCATGATTCGTGTCATAAAGTTTTATGATGGAACGTGAAATCAATTAAAGGTTTGGTTGTGTTTCAGATGAAAAAAATGACTCTATTGCAGCGAACAGTAGTATGGCTGATCGCAATAGCTATGTTTTTTTTTCTTCTTCTGCTCTCTATCATATGGGAATTAAAACAGTCCGTACTTCAAGGATATGACCCCTCTCTTACGTTAATAGTGATGTATTTCATCGGTGTTTCTATTGTTATCGGATTGATTATAAAAGTATTTCGATCCTTTTCAAAACCAATCACCGAATTGACAGAAAATGCTTTGAAAATAGCGGATGGCGATTACAATGTCCATTTTAATATTGAAAACTACGACGTTGAATGGCAGTTTTTAATGGGTATATTCAACCAAATGTCTGCAGAAACACAGCGTAAAATTGAACAGCTCAATAATCAAAATGAAATCTTGTTTACCTATAAAGAGCAGATTGAAGAACTCAATCAACGTCTCGCCAAAAAGATTAAAATCAAATCAAAACAACTTCAAGGCTATCTCGACATTATCGATAATTATGTTATTACCTCTCAAACCGATATATACGGCACTATTACGTATGCTTCTGAGGCATTTTGTCAGATCAGCGGCTATACGAAAGAAGAACTTATCGGAGAAAATCACCGTATTATCCGTCATCCTGATATGCCCTCTGAGCTGTTTAGAGAGTTATGGGCAACAATCAGTTCAGGGAAAATTTGGCATGGCGAGATTAAAAATCGTAAATCCGATGGCGGTGATTATTGGGTTGATACGACGATTACACCTAATATAGAAGAGGGTGAAATTACAGGTTATACAGCTGTCAGACATGATATTACGGATCAAAAGCTGATTGAAGAGATGGCGATTACCGATTCGATGACCGGTCTGTATAATCGTCGTTTTTATACAAAAATCATTGATGATGAGCTGGACCGTGTTAAACGGCATCACTCCAGTTTGGCATTAATGATGCTGGATGTGGATAATTTTAAACTTTACAACGACAGCTATGGACACCATGCGGGAGATATCGTACTCAGTAAAATTGCCAACGTACTCAAATTTTATACATCGAGAGGCGGCGAATATGCATTTCGACTTGGAGGAGAAGAGTTCGGAGTTATTGTCAGCGACATGAATGAAGAAAAATACAGAACTTTGGCTGAACAGATTCGTACTTCGGTTGAAAAGTTGGCAATTTTACATGAAAAAAATGATGCCGTTTCGTGTGTGAGCGTGTCGATAGGAATTGCACTGTACAATCCTGAGAGTTTAATGACGAGTGATGAACTCTATAAAGAGGCGGATACGCAACTTTATCGTGCTAAAGAGAATGGGCGAAACCAAGTAATTTTAGGTGAGTAGTTGTTAACACATTACTCGGAATAGGAACTAAAGACAAATCTCTTTTCTTCGAAGAGTTTTAGACAGGTATCAACGATTAAAGGATCATACCATGTTCCCCGTCCACGTCGGATCTCTTCCAATGACGGTTCGATTCCTAATGACGCTCGATACGGACGATGGGAGGACATGGCTTCGACGACGTCAGCAACGCAGATAATCTTTGCTCCTATTAGAATATCTTCCCCTTTTAATCCTTGCGGATAACCGGATCCATCGATTTTTTCATGGTGTTGTAAAATGGTATCGGCAATAGGCCAAGGAAATGTAACGTTTTTGAGAATATTGTATCCTTCCTGCGGATGGGTCTTGATAAGCATAAATTCGATTTCGCTGAGTCTGCCGGGTTTGACTAGAATTTCTGCCGGAATATGTATTTTACCAAGATCATGGATGAGAGCGGCAAAATGGATACCTTGGATTTCTTCTGTATTTAAACCGATTTCATGAGCGATGGCGGATGCAAGTTCTGCAACACGACGTTGATGACCGGCCGTGTAAGGATCTCTTGCTTCAACCGTTGCAGCAATAATCTGAATCGATTGTTCCAGACTTTGGCGTAAAACTTTTGCTTGTTGGTCGTGTGCAATGCGGGTACGTAGAGTGATTACCCCAAAGGCAAGATCGTTGGCCAGCTCTTCAAGCAGATGAATTTCATGTTCATCGAAAGCGTTCTCTTCGGAAGAATAGATACACAATGCACCGAATACTTTTTTCCCATCGGAAAGAGGAAGCGCAATATTTGACGTATAGCCTTCTAATAGCGTTGATTCTTTCCATGGTTTAAATCCGATAGCACACTGAATATCTCTGCAAACCTGTGTTACTCCGCTGCGTATCGCATGGGAAACAGGTAATTGACCGTATTCTGTATCACCCCATGTTATCTGTTTCGCCCACTCGTAATGATTCTCTTCCATACCTGAACTTGCCATCAGTGTAAGGCTTTTTTCAATATTATTATCGGCATAGACGACGATAGCGAGATTGTATCCGGCTTGTATTTTAATAATATCGGTAACCTGTTGGAGAAGCTCCTGCTCATTTTGTGCACGAACAAGTGCCATATTCCCGGCAGAGAGTGTTCTTAGGGCACGGTTTGCATGGCTCAAGGCAGCCTGTGCTTTTTTGCGTTCGGTAATGTCCCGTGTAATGGTAAAGGTCATCGGTTCAGCATTGATCATTACTCCGCTAATACTGACTTCAGCATCGTAGAGGCTGCCATCTTTTCGGCGATGACGGGTTTCGATCGTGATATTGACACTGCCCATATCGGGAAATTTGTTTCGGACTTCTTCTTCATTCATTGTGGCTTCGAAATCCCATATATGCAAATCAAGTATCTCTTCGGGTGTATAGCCGATCATAGTGGCAAAACAGCGGTTGGCTTCAACTATTTTGAAATCTTGGTTAATGACAGCGATACCGTCATGGGAGCTTTCCATCAGAATACGACGGCGAGTTACTTCGTCCCTCAAGGCTTGTTCGGCACGTTTTCGTTCAGTTATAACATCGAAGACGGCGACAAAATACCCCATTCTTGGGCTGTAGACAGAGAGAAAAAACCACATCTTAAGCGATTCGACATAAATTTCAAATTGCTCTGGGATGCCGCTTACAGCAACCCGTGCATATCGTTCGAAAAGTTCGGGATCAGATTGACGTATTCCGGGGATCACTTCGCTGACACGTTTTCCGACTACATTTTTGAGCCCGGTCTGCTGCTCGAATGCTTTGTTCACATTGAGATACAAAAAATCTACGGGGAGACCTTCTTCATAAATCATTTGGCAATAGGCAAAACCGTTGAGCATTGCTTCAAACAGCGTACGATAACGCGCTTCACTTTCACGAAGATATTCTTCTGCATGTATCCGTGCGGTAATATCCCGGTCTATTCCGCGATACCCTAAAAATGCACCTTGTTCATTAAAATAGGGAAGCCCGCTGGTTTCGAGAATTTTAAATGTGCCGTCTTTACAGCGATTAGTATTTTGAAGTGCATTCAACGGGGCGTGGTCAGCAATGATTTTTAGAAATTCACCGCTGATTCGTTCTATTTCTTCGCGAGGCATGAATTCAAAAGGGGATTTACCCAGTACTTCTTCAGGAGAGTATCCCAGTAGATCTTTTACACGTGGGCTGACATAGGTATAAAACCCGTCTGCATTAATTTCCCATATCCAATCGCTGGTTGACTCCACGAGCGAACGAAATTTCTCCTCACTTTCACGGAGCGCCTGTTCGATTTTCCGTTGTTCGGTGATGTCTTTGAGAATATGCAATGAATAAAGGTAGTTGCCATTATCATCTTTTATTATAACGCCGCGAGAAAAGAAAAGACGCTCATTAACTTGGACCTCTTCTTCGCTTCCATCCTCAGAAGTACATTCCAACGCTTCCAAACAATGATGCATTGGGCCATCATTTTTAGGAAAGAGTTCATAATAGGGACGACCTATAATCTCTTGAAACGGTAGTCCTGCATGTTCTCGGTATGCACGGTTACAGCGCAAAACGCGAAATGTTCTATCGTGCATAAATATCGGATACTCTATGGCATCCAATGCATCG harbors:
- a CDS encoding diguanylate cyclase, giving the protein MKSIKGLVVFQMKKMTLLQRTVVWLIAIAMFFFLLLLSIIWELKQSVLQGYDPSLTLIVMYFIGVSIVIGLIIKVFRSFSKPITELTENALKIADGDYNVHFNIENYDVEWQFLMGIFNQMSAETQRKIEQLNNQNEILFTYKEQIEELNQRLAKKIKIKSKQLQGYLDIIDNYVITSQTDIYGTITYASEAFCQISGYTKEELIGENHRIIRHPDMPSELFRELWATISSGKIWHGEIKNRKSDGGDYWVDTTITPNIEEGEITGYTAVRHDITDQKLIEEMAITDSMTGLYNRRFYTKIIDDELDRVKRHHSSLALMMLDVDNFKLYNDSYGHHAGDIVLSKIANVLKFYTSRGGEYAFRLGGEEFGVIVSDMNEEKYRTLAEQIRTSVEKLAILHEKNDAVSCVSVSIGIALYNPESLMTSDELYKEADTQLYRAKENGRNQVILGE
- a CDS encoding response regulator transcription factor; translation: MTILLLEDDTVLGETLHEMLSEAGYATDWVSDGEEAAEAAFNTRYDLYIFDINVPQINGFDLVESLRSADDQTPTIFISAMSDIAAITKGFSVGANDYLKKPFYPEELLVRIEARFGQMKHDVEYGEITYNPINHDVKRNGKLLSLGDVQLPFLRLFITNIGRTITKESLLDLMEHPSQSALRVAINKLKHTTGWNIENVRGIGYRIEKS
- a CDS encoding HAMP domain-containing sensor histidine kinase, translated to MRKAERESFLKSFGVFFLSLALLSGVLEYFEYFKLKHDIHEKVYNEMRLCSYDLKCTQYEFDFVPLESKKLYQLSESNQELYALFSLPKNDTYALKLSLSQSHYQKLLRQSQNLVIGHYLWALAIISLISAFFSLFALHPLRRALRLTEEFSRDILHDLNTPLAALRLNVSRLSIAQKDEKKIARITQSIDTIVSLGDNLRGYLEEHDEKREHFDLHTLLEERLMTFQKLYPDITFSLNQETLLLDTNRDAFMRIIDNLFSNAAKYNIHYGTVTIGVNRSNASLLIQDTGKGIDHPEKIFERFYKENDRGMGIGLHIVKKFCDMLKISIEVESHPGTGSLFTLHLAALTVR
- a CDS encoding DUF1104 domain-containing protein, translated to MKTLGLIALLSVAAFATDYKTMNMEEMKAMRGSVPIEERAAYQAEMQNRMQLMNQEERQIMQRDMTQNRFNYQNGSRSSIGQSGAMQRQRMR
- a CDS encoding PAS domain S-box protein translates to MDDGQIEKALTEWVDALDAIEYPIFMHDRTFRVLRCNRAYREHAGLPFQEIIGRPYYELFPKNDGPMHHCLEALECTSEDGSEEEVQVNERLFFSRGVIIKDDNGNYLYSLHILKDITEQRKIEQALRESEEKFRSLVESTSDWIWEINADGFYTYVSPRVKDLLGYSPEEVLGKSPFEFMPREEIERISGEFLKIIADHAPLNALQNTNRCKDGTFKILETSGLPYFNEQGAFLGYRGIDRDITARIHAEEYLRESEARYRTLFEAMLNGFAYCQMIYEEGLPVDFLYLNVNKAFEQQTGLKNVVGKRVSEVIPGIRQSDPELFERYARVAVSGIPEQFEIYVESLKMWFFLSVYSPRMGYFVAVFDVITERKRAEQALRDEVTRRRILMESSHDGIAVINQDFKIVEANRCFATMIGYTPEEILDLHIWDFEATMNEEEVRNKFPDMGSVNITIETRHRRKDGSLYDAEVSISGVMINAEPMTFTITRDITERKKAQAALSHANRALRTLSAGNMALVRAQNEQELLQQVTDIIKIQAGYNLAIVVYADNNIEKSLTLMASSGMEENHYEWAKQITWGDTEYGQLPVSHAIRSGVTQVCRDIQCAIGFKPWKESTLLEGYTSNIALPLSDGKKVFGALCIYSSEENAFDEHEIHLLEELANDLAFGVITLRTRIAHDQQAKVLRQSLEQSIQIIAATVEARDPYTAGHQRRVAELASAIAHEIGLNTEEIQGIHFAALIHDLGKIHIPAEILVKPGRLSEIEFMLIKTHPQEGYNILKNVTFPWPIADTILQHHEKIDGSGYPQGLKGEDILIGAKIICVADVVEAMSSHRPYRASLGIEPSLEEIRRGRGTWYDPLIVDTCLKLFEEKRFVFSSYSE